In a single window of the Euleptes europaea isolate rEulEur1 chromosome 4, rEulEur1.hap1, whole genome shotgun sequence genome:
- the LOC130476536 gene encoding olfactory receptor 10AC1-like encodes MDRSNHSSGAAMEFLLLGFSDLSHLRGLLFFIFLTVHVATLVGNLLILLAVAAEHSRPPMLFFLCQLSAIELCYTLVIVPKTLADLVSPGRSTISFVGCAAQMHFFVALGGAECFLLAAMAYDRYAAICRPLRYAAMMSQEFCLQLAVTCCLGGFAVSLGLTMAVFRLPFCSSHRIDHFFCDIPALLHLACTKSYASELPLLAACVLLLLLPFGLILISYAYIAAAVVRIRDSAGRGKAFSTCASHLAVSLLHYGCATFMYVRPKSNYSPSRDKMLSLVYTNITPLLYPLIYSLRNKEIKGAVRKLLQKKVAQPNWNIFNCSSGLCGHAAQKP; translated from the coding sequence ATGGACAGAAGTAACCATTCATCAGGTGCAGCCATGGAATTCCTGCTGCTTGGGTTCTCCGACCTGAGCCACCTGCGGGGCCTCCTCTTTTTCATCTTCCTCACAGTGCACGTGGCTACGCTGGTAGGGAACCTTCTCATTCTCTTGGCTGTGGCCGCCGAGCACTCCCGCCCGCCCATGCTCTTCTTCCTCTGCCAGCTGTCCGCCATCGAGCTCTGCTACACCCTCGTCATTGTTCCCAAGACCCTGGCTGACCTTGTCTCCCCGGGGAGGAGCACCATTTCCTTCGTGGGCTGCGCCGCCCAAATGCACTTCTTCGTGGCTCTGGGAGGGGCCGAATGCTTCCTCCTGGCCGCCATGGCCTATGACCGCTACGCGGCCATCTGCCGGCCGCTGCGCTACGCGGCCATGATGAGCCAGGAGTTCTGCCTCCAGCTGGCTGTGACCTGCTGCCTTGGGGGCTTCGCTGTCTCACTGGGCCTGACCATGGCCGTCTTCCGCCTGCCCTTCTGCAGCTCCCACCGCATCGACCACTTCTTCTGCGACATCCCAGCTCTGCTCCACCTGGCCTGCACGAAGAGCTATGCCAGCGAACTGCCCCTCCTGGCTGCCTgcgtcctcctcctcttgctcccCTTTGGGCTCATCCTCATCTCCTATGCTTACATTGCCGCCGCCGTGGTGCGGATCCGGGACTCCGCCGGCCGGGGCAAGGCATTCTCGACCTGCGCCTCGCACCTGGCTGTTAGCCTCTTGCACTACGGCTGTGCCACGTTCATGTACGTCCGGCCCAAGTCCAATTATTCACCCAGCCGGGACAAGATGTTGTCTCTGGTCTACACCAACATTACCCCCTTGCTTTACCCTCTGATTTACAGTCTCCGGAATAAAGAAATCAAAGGAGCGGTGAGGAAACTGCTGCAGAAGAAAGTGGCCCAGCCAAACTGGAACATCTTTAACTGTAGCTCTGGGCTGTGTGGGCATGCGGCCCAGAAACCTTAA